Proteins encoded together in one Salmo trutta chromosome 3, fSalTru1.1, whole genome shotgun sequence window:
- the LOC115170171 gene encoding glutathione S-transferase P — protein MGPYTITYFGVRGRCGAMRIMMADQGQEWKEILMDFSDWMKGDLKASCVFGQLPKFEDGGLALYQSNAILRHLGRNHDAYGKDGKEAALIDMMCDGVEDLRLKYVKMIYQEYDTGKDPYIKDLPNHLDKFEAVMAKNKTGFLVGDKPSFADYSLFEVLLNHLVLCSSCLDTFPSLKSFVEKMSARPKIKAFLGSDAYKKLPINGNGKQ, from the exons GGCGCTGTGGAGCTATGAGGATCATGATGGCCGACCAGGGCCAGGAGTGGAAGGAGATCCTGATGGACTTCTCTGACTGGATGAAAGGAGATCTGAAAGCCTCTTGT GTATTTGGTCAGTTGCCCAAGTTTGAAGATGGAGGATTGGCCCTGTACCAATCCAATGCCATTCTGAGGCACTTGGGCCGCAATCATG ATGCCTATGGGAAAGATGGAAAGGAGGCCGCCCTCATTGACATGATGTGTGATGGCGTTGAGGACCTTCGTCTTaaatatgtaaaaatgatttaCCAGGAATAC GATACTGGTAAAGACCCATACATCAAAGACCTTCCTAACCACCTCGACAAGTTTGAAGCTGTGATGGCCAAAAACAAGACTGGTTTTCTCGTTGGTGACAAG CCTTCGTTTGCTGACTACAGTCTGTTTGAAGTGCTGCTCAACCACCTGGTGCTCTGCTCCAGTTGCCTGGATACCTTCCCCTCCCTGAAGAGCTTTGTCGAGAAGATGTCAGCCCGTCCCAAAATCAAGGCCTTCCTGGGCTCTGACGCCTACAAAAAACTGCCCATTAATGGCAATGGCAAACAGTGA